Below is a genomic region from Planctomycetia bacterium.
GTAGTCGGCATCAGCTTTGCCGGTAGCCATGGAGATTGCACTACCTTTCTTGAGTGAGCGTTTGCCGATGGAGTGGTAGTTGAGATCGATGGTGTCGCCGAGATTGGGAGCCACGGTGGGTGAAGCAGCGCCAGATTGACGTGGTGCATAACTGGCATTCTGGGTCAACATGGAATTATCAAACGATTGGCCACGAGCGTTGCCTCCCAGTTGCTGGAAGAACCGTGCCCAGGTTTGCTGGGCGGCCAGCGGCGAAATGACATTACTGAACTGCACGCTCGGATAGCCACTGATGAGGGACACCTCGGTATCGGAAAGCTCTGCCAGTTCATTACGGATGACGCAATGTTGCTCAATGGTCAACTTCTTGGGATCGGTCAAATCAACCTTATAACTCGGTGCCCACGATAATCCACTGGTGAGATAGCTGATCTGGGCAGTGTTTGCCTTCGCATCAGGCCCAGCTGTCAGAAGCAATACCGGCTTCTTCACCAGACGAGGTTGAGGCTGGCCGTCGATATCGAGAGCTGCGATGTCGTTGAAGTCAAAGTAGCTGTAACCCTTTTCGGTTTTGAGAATAAGGAAACGGCTGCCCTGAGTTGGTGGGCGATAACCTTCGTAGAGTGCGCTATCACCATCAGCATCTTCGTCTTCTTTGGGAATGCGTACCACTTTGCCATGAATGGGGTTCTTGTTGTTTCTGCCATGCACGGTAACGGTGAGATCAGCTAGCTCTTCCTGCAGGTTGATGCCGAAACCCTGCGAAGGCTTGGCAGGAGTATCGCGGGTTTCCACACGTGCTTCCAGTGGTGTATTGCTTTCGACCCAGAAGGTGCCGTGAATGGGTTCGGGAACATCCATCAGACGAAAAGTGCCGGTGCCATCGAGGGCAACCTGCCTTTTGACGACAGCCAGTCCATTCTTGAAGAGAGCTACGGAAGTGATTTTGCTGTTCACCGGTTTTTCTTCGAGCAACGGCTCACTGCCCAGGGCCAGCCCGAGCACACTGGAGCCGAGAAAGAGAGGAAGCACACATCGCAACATGGAACGCTCCTGCGGTTAGATGGTATCTACTGTAATGACGAGGGAGGGTGAGTGGTAGGTTGAAGGAACATCGGTATTAATTCATTCATTTGCAGTATGGAAGCCAGCAGACTAAAATGTGATTCGCCTCAACGAAATTCATGCTGCTCCAGACACCTTTGGCATACTTTATGATCGATGATTATCCAACCTGCAATCAAACTTATGTTACCCTTTGCATCTACCCTGTTAATTACGAGCCGGAGGTTGTGACCCAAAGACTCGGTATTCAACCCACTGAAACTCAGGTGAAGGGCACCGTTTTGAAACCGGCAGCAAAAATTTCACCTACTGCTGCTCTTCATGGCTGGTTTTTATGCAGTAAGGGGCTTGTCGATTCAAGAGATATCAGAAATCACTTGCATTGGCTCCTGCAACAACTCTCGGACAAATCAGT
It encodes:
- a CDS encoding DUF4279 domain-containing protein → MTQRLGIQPTETQVKGTVLKPAAKISPTAALHGWFLCSKGLVDSRDIRNHLHWLLQQLSDKSVELNRLRQENCRMWISCYWLSKDGQGGPILCPELMGQMSQLGLEIGFDCY